From one Chryseobacterium sp. 3008163 genomic stretch:
- the tssR gene encoding type VI secretion system protein TssR domain-containing protein: MKNKFPLAAYYIGLSVLLTSCQVKLPSKKTPEPKQYGQIDNAPVIDGFSKKSVPWIAISDRSRNTAYLDKSDEKSYKEVKFLEPLMVLKNRDGMVKVAEYIPDALMKKVSSKSVKTYGWIPESDLLLWSNSLKSEKTGYPVRVAVVPNHPEVIKSAERYYKNDSIMVFNSPSLIENAKVKIPNGQMVYVYKMAENNKRFLVGKKPSVDMDSISTGIYGWVSSDVISPWGERSAVKMKNPTGIKETALGIHEGSPGGTDADKRTAIFLTDVDKRTPLENIFPVNLSINDTIAGDTKTKYFTNVLDYSKNYVSNVLGDEIYFDRYREIIEKNKKANIVFVLDVSAANAPYTPIVKSLLQDLQLRFEKPSYFNSIKYGVVLYKNNPCGENVVPSPLSKDYSKITAFINDKINEMNCQSTGGNQPVNEGLIAAGNLLSEVPDETNIVITIGTSANGSGNMYGVINSLTQAQAKLIMFQTSARSSDTYNDFVLMAENIVTNTAKNVAELKKQKIINQSDVLIKNNFNLIEGDAGFYSLDFPKQSMAPGFVIFPKKGDIGTPGFLKKAVDSLIVQVTADNIMIDNSLNEKFHSSVGAGRTGVDFKYKYMYPGLTNLVPFGIAAQLINYGNPFLVKGYIPKDLKDLKSGMEKGILISEAEFDQLKAFYTEVYEKTGAARTDFKQARALREYVKLLKKYNPTLKFLDKGELYEEPMSYAVGVSTGFDNSDSEKMSKFKLKGWKESKIITNEEARSYFKYYRVLAERMLTHRKNKAVKIEQNGQEFYWLNEYFMPTNLPVEEPENTQH, from the coding sequence ATGAAAAATAAATTTCCTCTAGCGGCTTACTATATTGGGTTATCAGTACTGCTTACAAGCTGTCAGGTAAAATTGCCGTCCAAAAAAACACCTGAACCCAAACAATATGGTCAGATAGACAACGCTCCTGTTATCGACGGTTTTTCTAAAAAATCTGTTCCGTGGATTGCTATCTCAGACAGATCAAGAAATACTGCTTATCTCGATAAAAGTGATGAAAAATCATACAAAGAAGTTAAATTTTTAGAGCCTTTGATGGTGCTGAAAAACAGAGACGGAATGGTAAAGGTAGCAGAATATATTCCGGATGCTTTAATGAAAAAAGTATCTTCAAAATCTGTGAAAACGTACGGCTGGATTCCAGAATCTGACCTTCTTCTCTGGAGCAATTCTCTGAAAAGCGAAAAAACCGGGTATCCGGTAAGAGTAGCGGTGGTGCCTAATCATCCTGAAGTTATTAAAAGTGCTGAGAGGTATTATAAAAATGATTCAATCATGGTTTTTAATTCTCCTAGCTTAATAGAAAATGCCAAGGTGAAAATTCCAAACGGACAGATGGTGTACGTCTATAAAATGGCAGAAAATAATAAAAGATTTTTGGTAGGTAAAAAACCATCTGTTGATATGGATAGTATTAGCACTGGTATTTATGGCTGGGTGAGCTCTGATGTAATTTCTCCTTGGGGTGAACGTTCGGCGGTAAAAATGAAAAATCCAACCGGTATCAAAGAAACTGCATTGGGAATTCATGAAGGATCGCCAGGAGGTACTGATGCAGATAAAAGAACAGCAATTTTCCTTACTGACGTTGATAAAAGAACACCATTGGAGAATATTTTTCCGGTCAATTTATCCATAAATGATACCATTGCAGGGGATACCAAAACGAAATATTTTACAAATGTTTTAGATTACAGCAAAAATTATGTTTCCAATGTTTTAGGTGACGAGATTTACTTTGATCGATACAGAGAAATTATTGAAAAAAACAAAAAAGCAAATATTGTTTTTGTTTTGGACGTGAGTGCCGCAAATGCTCCTTATACGCCTATAGTAAAGTCATTGCTGCAGGATCTTCAGTTGAGATTTGAAAAGCCATCTTATTTTAATTCAATTAAATATGGTGTGGTACTTTACAAAAATAATCCGTGTGGAGAAAATGTGGTACCGTCGCCATTAAGTAAAGATTATAGCAAAATAACGGCATTTATTAATGACAAGATTAACGAAATGAACTGCCAGAGCACAGGAGGAAACCAACCAGTTAATGAAGGTCTGATTGCAGCTGGAAACTTGCTGTCTGAAGTTCCGGACGAGACCAATATTGTGATCACTATAGGCACTTCTGCCAATGGAAGTGGAAATATGTATGGTGTAATCAATTCGTTGACTCAGGCGCAGGCAAAACTGATTATGTTCCAGACGAGTGCGAGGTCTTCAGACACATACAATGATTTTGTTTTGATGGCAGAAAACATTGTGACCAATACTGCTAAAAACGTTGCTGAACTCAAAAAACAAAAAATCATCAATCAAAGTGATGTTTTAATCAAGAATAATTTTAATCTAATTGAAGGTGATGCGGGATTCTATTCATTAGACTTCCCAAAACAAAGTATGGCTCCAGGATTTGTGATTTTTCCTAAAAAAGGAGATATTGGAACTCCTGGATTTCTGAAAAAAGCCGTAGACAGTCTGATTGTTCAGGTAACTGCTGACAATATAATGATTGATAATTCACTCAACGAGAAATTCCATTCATCGGTAGGAGCTGGTAGAACTGGCGTCGATTTCAAATATAAATATATGTATCCTGGATTGACAAATCTTGTTCCTTTTGGTATTGCAGCACAGTTAATCAATTACGGAAACCCATTCTTGGTGAAAGGCTACATTCCTAAAGATTTAAAAGATTTAAAATCAGGAATGGAAAAAGGAATCTTGATTTCTGAGGCAGAATTTGATCAGCTTAAAGCTTTTTATACTGAAGTTTACGAGAAAACAGGAGCAGCCAGAACAGATTTTAAGCAGGCAAGAGCTTTGAGAGAATATGTGAAACTCCTGAAAAAATACAATCCGACCTTGAAGTTTTTAGATAAAGGTGAATTGTATGAGGAACCAATGTCTTACGCAGTCGGAGTCAGTACTGGTTTTGATAATTCTGATTCAGAAAAAATGTCGAAATTTAAGTTGAAAGGATGGAAAGAATCAAAAATTATCACCAATGAAGAGGCAAGATCTTATTTTAAATATTACAGAGTGTTAGCAGAAAGAATGCTTACCCACAGAAAAAATAAGGCAGTAAAAATAGAACAGAACGGGCAGGAATTCTATTGGTTAAATGAGTATTTTATGCCAACCAATTTACCAGTAGAAGAACCGGAAAATACTCAACATTAA
- a CDS encoding DUF4280 domain-containing protein: protein MSEQSSSHDGKHFVVQKGKCQCNQGDQFPQHKVTAHQKHYWNDAAGSADYLAVTEDDLQFNPPGPSFGKCKLKPSSSGYLPCSYAPAGKWQKTYDKVMIMGKKAVTEVSELQCTIGGKITIKDHGQRGEISKQNVKNANAKTVRHMNPLVDVNDFKETVFESEIDAY, encoded by the coding sequence ATGTCAGAGCAATCATCATCTCATGACGGCAAACATTTTGTCGTACAGAAAGGGAAATGCCAGTGTAATCAAGGTGATCAGTTCCCACAGCATAAAGTTACCGCACATCAAAAACATTATTGGAATGATGCTGCGGGCAGCGCAGATTATCTAGCCGTTACAGAAGATGATCTTCAATTCAACCCTCCAGGACCAAGTTTCGGAAAATGCAAGCTAAAACCAAGCTCAAGCGGATATCTTCCCTGCTCTTATGCTCCAGCCGGAAAATGGCAGAAAACCTATGACAAAGTCATGATTATGGGTAAAAAAGCGGTGACAGAAGTTTCAGAGCTTCAATGTACCATAGGTGGAAAAATCACCATCAAAGATCATGGTCAAAGGGGTGAGATCAGCAAGCAAAATGTGAAAAATGCCAATGCCAAAACTGTACGACACATGAATCCTCTTGTGGATGTAAATGACTTCAAAGAAACTGTTTTTGAAAGTGAAATAGACGCTTATTAA
- a CDS encoding peptidoglycan-binding domain-containing protein codes for MSKRGVSKISGNSSPKVGEATTYSITEWYPATPSAQRNASGVTWELFKKRTNGSFTTTNIKKTGSGTFTFGEVAQRNTYRLEAYLYEPEGSGPTCIEINPQPVAIPRINKVELQYVDDSPGTVFSYTEKMRARAQCVNLAGQKLKFSLWEDDAAGDGHNANNLLIETKEATVNSSGVAVAEFLLTRALMQKAMQGETDPQKLEFYVTVEYFSNRKHATDNVNVNNPLSVPPTKPQPRPQQPSNNSQPAQPSQPSPNSNVPPRAQGSPAAEKPQSQKEEKGIVDTVTDWWNNLELWDWGESSGTIKPTQPPTQQPAGGRAVSVVEGSSVKIQNCGEKYCIKKGDKSELIREINIRLAGFGGNVPTDEFTERTENMIKQFQKDYMKVPENGKVCGNVLRAIDEFQNKFTIDFTEAKCKCGKCTGFGDGSNKGKYLKGNIEAYHKYEYPGIHRSLLSSLRSVKFYLSKDGRYSFNKISSGYRCRFHAEYLKKPTTNHMGKALDLHFNDKNGRTREVSDMETIRKDIFNKYLGAKWDWKERSIFNLESTRVGATTWVHYDVREFDSVYLEEKFFVKDITSLNGKSMVALALELGFTNTCSCMGGGTAKAKEKDTTKKDNKYKWSHSEFGNLIAMKESNDNYNICNQTKGGLKVIYNVKVTEFTIKEIQKNKRIEMFLLWVDIN; via the coding sequence ATGTCAAAAAGAGGAGTTTCAAAAATATCGGGTAATTCTTCTCCAAAAGTAGGAGAAGCTACCACATATAGCATTACAGAATGGTATCCTGCTACACCTTCAGCACAGCGAAATGCATCAGGTGTAACTTGGGAATTATTTAAAAAACGCACCAACGGAAGTTTTACAACAACGAATATCAAGAAAACCGGTTCAGGAACATTTACCTTTGGTGAGGTTGCTCAGCGAAATACGTATCGTCTGGAAGCATATCTTTATGAGCCAGAAGGATCGGGACCTACTTGTATTGAGATTAATCCTCAACCTGTTGCTATTCCCAGAATCAATAAAGTTGAGCTTCAATATGTTGATGATTCGCCAGGAACAGTTTTCAGTTACACTGAAAAGATGCGTGCCAGAGCACAATGTGTTAATTTGGCTGGTCAAAAGCTAAAATTTTCTCTTTGGGAAGATGATGCGGCAGGTGATGGACATAATGCCAATAATCTTTTAATTGAAACTAAAGAAGCAACCGTTAATTCCAGCGGAGTTGCTGTCGCAGAATTTTTGTTAACCCGAGCTTTAATGCAAAAAGCAATGCAGGGAGAAACAGACCCTCAGAAACTCGAATTTTATGTTACTGTAGAATACTTTTCAAATAGGAAGCATGCTACAGATAATGTGAATGTCAACAATCCGTTGTCCGTTCCGCCAACAAAACCTCAGCCAAGACCACAACAACCATCCAACAACAGCCAGCCGGCTCAGCCATCTCAACCTTCGCCCAATAGTAATGTGCCACCGAGAGCCCAGGGTTCACCTGCAGCTGAAAAACCTCAGTCTCAAAAAGAAGAAAAAGGAATTGTCGATACCGTAACTGATTGGTGGAATAACCTTGAACTTTGGGATTGGGGAGAGTCCTCCGGAACCATCAAACCAACACAACCTCCAACACAGCAGCCTGCTGGTGGAAGGGCTGTGAGTGTGGTTGAAGGAAGTTCGGTTAAAATACAAAACTGTGGGGAAAAATATTGTATAAAAAAAGGTGATAAAAGTGAATTGATCAGAGAAATTAATATACGCTTAGCAGGATTTGGCGGGAATGTTCCTACCGACGAATTTACAGAGAGAACTGAGAATATGATCAAACAATTCCAAAAAGATTATATGAAAGTACCTGAAAATGGTAAAGTATGTGGAAATGTTTTGAGAGCTATTGATGAATTTCAGAACAAATTTACTATTGATTTCACTGAAGCAAAATGCAAATGCGGAAAATGTACTGGTTTTGGAGATGGAAGTAATAAAGGAAAATATCTAAAAGGAAATATAGAAGCCTATCATAAATATGAATATCCTGGAATTCACAGATCCCTATTATCATCTCTTAGAAGTGTGAAATTTTATCTTTCAAAAGACGGAAGATATAGTTTTAATAAAATAAGTTCAGGATACAGATGTAGATTTCATGCTGAATATTTGAAGAAGCCAACCACTAATCATATGGGGAAAGCATTAGACTTGCATTTCAATGATAAAAATGGCAGGACAAGAGAGGTTTCTGATATGGAAACTATAAGAAAAGATATTTTTAATAAATATCTTGGAGCAAAATGGGATTGGAAAGAAAGAAGTATTTTTAATTTAGAATCTACCCGAGTTGGAGCAACCACATGGGTGCACTATGATGTAAGAGAATTTGATTCTGTTTACTTAGAGGAGAAATTTTTTGTTAAAGATATTACATCTCTAAATGGGAAAAGTATGGTTGCTTTAGCTTTAGAATTAGGATTTACCAATACCTGTAGTTGTATGGGAGGAGGAACTGCTAAAGCTAAAGAGAAGGATACAACAAAAAAAGACAATAAATATAAATGGTCACATAGTGAGTTTGGAAATTTAATTGCTATGAAAGAATCAAATGATAATTACAATATATGTAATCAAACTAAAGGAGGGCTAAAAGTAATATATAATGTGAAAGTTACTGAGTTCACAATAAAAGAAATTCAAAAAAACAAAAGGATAGAGATGTTTTTGCTGTGGGTAGATATCAATTAA
- the tssD gene encoding type VI secretion system tube protein TssD, which translates to MAANSRGILKFNGSEGQKLLKLNYSVSRSTDVSGRVASDPSNALIKLTIEATEKSDILESLLNGKYKPTSGEITFNKSHEEGTLITLNWENGYVIQHEVDFDAVDENSMLISFVVSAEKINYGTAAFEGLWPTS; encoded by the coding sequence ATGGCAGCAAATTCAAGAGGAATCTTAAAATTCAATGGCAGTGAAGGTCAGAAATTATTAAAACTGAATTACAGTGTTTCAAGATCAACAGACGTTTCAGGTAGAGTAGCATCAGACCCTTCGAATGCGTTAATCAAATTAACAATCGAGGCAACAGAAAAATCTGACATCCTAGAGTCATTGTTAAACGGAAAATACAAGCCGACTTCAGGAGAAATCACTTTCAACAAATCTCACGAAGAAGGTACTTTGATTACTTTGAATTGGGAAAACGGTTACGTTATTCAGCACGAAGTAGACTTCGACGCAGTAGACGAAAACTCAATGTTGATCAGCTTTGTAGTAAGCGCAGAAAAAATAAATTACGGAACTGCAGCTTTCGAAGGTCTTTGGCCAACAAGCTAA
- a CDS encoding type VI secretion system Vgr family protein, whose amino-acid sequence MNTSEKTGGSSFRPSQNAEGISDSHHTGINRLVKLSLVIEGKVIKYYKHFKLTQSAQKHHEFTLTLAHDTLGDRQTHTLEEANKFLGKRVTAVISYKDIDKSPERTFVGVITGVGFSQERMSLGNIVLSGYSPTILLDGAPHIQSFGGSQAVNMGIIAEEVIKQGLDKSRFDIRIDTNDYSQIIYSSQYDETHYNYLARMAEAYGEQFYYDGEVLHFGKLPPQNQPIKLTYGSSANDIKVELKAVHTKPQFYGYNSNKNEVLKSGATPIQHVGDLAKTAYQHNDNIYKTPSLRVAPIKATTHLDVEYSQKSTSGSEAVNVFNVSGSTTVPFLHPSCAVDVEMRKPDTNETSYFTRIMVTETTHEIDTIGHYTGSFNGIASDTGFLPKPEFTTPKAEPQIATVISNTDPEGQGRVQVRFDWQTNDTTHFIRMMSPDAGGTDQITQNRGYVAIPEVGDQVMVNFVHNHPDRPFVMGGMFHGGTALGGFVDNRVKSIMTRSGHKIVFTEDESIIITDKSGNEIHLDTTGSNINITAPETMTLNCKNMNINVIESMTTNVGMNQSNTVGMNISESAGMNRTSSVAMLNMLSVGTDFITNVTGKMTEYIQGNKESHTDKDRLRVANGKITNQSQGVFEQHSQKEIKNNSAEISKNH is encoded by the coding sequence ATGAATACCTCAGAAAAAACCGGAGGTTCTTCTTTCCGTCCGTCACAAAACGCAGAAGGAATCTCAGACAGTCACCATACCGGCATCAATCGCCTGGTCAAATTATCTTTGGTTATTGAAGGTAAAGTGATCAAATATTACAAGCATTTCAAGCTTACTCAAAGTGCACAGAAGCACCACGAGTTTACCTTGACTTTAGCTCACGATACTTTAGGTGACCGCCAAACCCATACTTTAGAAGAAGCCAACAAATTTTTAGGCAAACGTGTGACTGCAGTTATTTCCTACAAAGACATCGACAAAAGTCCTGAACGTACATTTGTGGGCGTCATTACGGGGGTAGGTTTCAGCCAGGAGAGAATGAGTTTGGGAAACATTGTTTTATCCGGTTACAGTCCAACCATTTTATTGGATGGTGCTCCTCATATCCAAAGTTTTGGTGGAAGCCAGGCCGTGAATATGGGAATTATTGCTGAAGAAGTCATCAAGCAAGGTTTAGATAAAAGCCGTTTTGATATCAGAATCGATACAAACGATTATTCTCAAATCATTTACAGCAGTCAGTATGACGAAACGCATTACAACTATTTGGCGAGAATGGCAGAAGCGTATGGTGAACAGTTTTATTACGACGGTGAAGTGCTTCACTTCGGAAAACTTCCGCCACAAAATCAACCCATCAAACTGACGTATGGAAGCAGTGCTAATGACATAAAAGTTGAACTGAAAGCGGTTCACACAAAACCTCAGTTTTATGGCTACAACAGCAATAAAAATGAAGTTTTAAAATCAGGAGCAACCCCGATTCAACATGTTGGAGATTTAGCAAAAACTGCTTATCAACATAACGACAATATTTATAAAACTCCATCTTTAAGAGTCGCTCCCATCAAAGCAACGACCCATTTGGATGTAGAATATTCACAAAAAAGTACTTCGGGAAGTGAGGCGGTGAATGTTTTCAATGTTTCAGGATCAACGACGGTACCTTTTTTACATCCCAGTTGCGCCGTAGATGTTGAAATGAGAAAACCAGATACGAATGAAACTTCGTATTTCACAAGAATCATGGTGACTGAAACGACTCATGAAATTGATACCATCGGTCACTACACCGGAAGTTTTAACGGCATCGCATCAGACACAGGATTTTTGCCAAAACCTGAGTTCACGACACCAAAAGCAGAACCACAGATTGCCACAGTAATTTCTAACACCGATCCTGAAGGACAGGGGAGAGTTCAGGTAAGATTTGACTGGCAGACGAATGACACGACTCATTTTATCCGAATGATGAGTCCTGATGCGGGAGGAACGGACCAGATCACTCAAAATAGGGGTTATGTAGCGATTCCAGAAGTTGGAGATCAGGTAATGGTGAATTTCGTACACAATCACCCCGATAGACCTTTCGTCATGGGCGGAATGTTTCATGGAGGAACTGCACTAGGAGGATTTGTAGACAACCGGGTAAAATCTATCATGACAAGGAGTGGCCATAAGATAGTCTTCACAGAGGATGAAAGTATTATTATTACAGATAAATCCGGCAATGAAATTCATCTGGATACGACAGGAAGTAATATCAATATCACAGCACCTGAAACGATGACGCTGAATTGTAAGAACATGAATATTAATGTTATAGAAAGTATGACCACAAATGTAGGAATGAATCAAAGTAATACTGTTGGAATGAATATCTCCGAAAGTGCGGGGATGAATAGAACATCAAGTGTAGCTATGCTCAATATGCTTTCTGTAGGAACAGATTTTATTACCAATGTTACCGGCAAAATGACAGAATATATCCAAGGTAATAAAGAATCTCATACTGATAAAGATCGATTGAGAGTTGCCAACGGAAAAATTACCAATCAAAGTCAGGGAGTATTTGAACAACATTCTCAGAAAGAAATAAAAAACAATTCTGCTGAAATTTCAAAAAATCACTAA
- the tssD gene encoding type VI secretion system tube protein TssD: protein MADNSRGILKFNGSEGQKLLKLNYSVSRSTDVSGRVASDPSNAIIKLTIEATEKSEILESLLNGKYKPTSGEITFNKSHEEGTLITLNWENGYVIQHEVDFDAVDQNSMLISFIVSAEKINYGNAAYEGIWPGK, encoded by the coding sequence ATGGCAGACAATTCAAGAGGAATCTTAAAATTCAACGGAAGCGAAGGACAAAAATTATTAAAGCTTAATTACAGCGTATCAAGATCTACAGACGTTTCCGGGCGTGTAGCTTCAGATCCTTCCAATGCAATTATCAAACTTACTATAGAAGCTACAGAGAAATCTGAAATTCTTGAAAGTTTGCTTAATGGAAAATACAAACCAACTTCTGGTGAAATCACATTCAACAAATCTCACGAAGAAGGTACTCTAATCACTTTAAACTGGGAAAACGGTTACGTTATTCAGCATGAAGTTGATTTTGACGCTGTAGACCAAAATTCTATGTTGATCAGCTTCATCGTAAGCGCAGAAAAAATCAACTACGGAAATGCAGCTTATGAAGGTATTTGGCCAGGAAAATAA
- a CDS encoding type VI secretion system Vgr family protein has product MFQNNNSEKLQASKDSATSQVVNKANEKAQKAGGKVKEAGEKVSQAQSLSGTVQNSSTMFMNQNMQSNNALTTEGKVWARQPTSKIHNAMAIPTSQILGINRVVKLDVIIEGKQIQHFKHFKLNQSAVKHHSFSLTLAHDTLGSSENHNLEEAQNFLGKRLTVIFKYKDVIDGPERNFVGVITEVGFSQDKGSLGNIVLTGFSPTVLLDAAPHIQSFGGAQEISLNSIADRVIKEGLGGSKFDFRVDAQHGNVSYSSQYEETHYNYLARIAEAYGEQFFYDGEVLHFGKLPPSEQPVKLTYGSSVNDVKIKMKAQHVNPTFYGYNSSKNEKLTTGSSKINHSSDIAKRAYEISEKTFTTPSLRVAPIKASSFMDVDASQKGTAGSKASGVFVTSGTTTVPFLYPGCAADIEMRQSDTNQTSYFTKLLMIEVSHEVDARGYYTGNFEAIAADCGYIPRPEFESPRADAQFAKVISNTDPLNQGRVQIQFDWQSGQDTSEFIRVMTPDAGGSDKVSKNRGFMAIPEVGDQVVVNFAHQHPDRPFVMGGMFHGQVGGGGGAGNNVKSLSSRSGNKLELDDGAGSVFLTDQGGANMKFDGAGNATTNTNKDKTVTVGNNNSVNVANDNTVKAGNTSMINVGEASILQMDKSGKVSLTATTEFKIIVGASTIVIDKEGKITINGKEIVVDATKSINLSATDDTTVGGKNVNVTGSTEVQINGKKVNINK; this is encoded by the coding sequence ATGTTTCAGAATAATAACTCAGAAAAGCTGCAAGCCTCGAAAGATTCCGCTACCTCGCAGGTGGTGAACAAAGCCAATGAAAAAGCTCAAAAGGCCGGGGGCAAAGTGAAAGAAGCTGGTGAGAAAGTTTCTCAGGCACAATCGCTCTCCGGAACTGTACAGAATTCTTCAACGATGTTTATGAATCAAAATATGCAGTCAAACAATGCTCTGACCACTGAAGGGAAAGTTTGGGCAAGGCAGCCAACTTCAAAGATTCATAATGCAATGGCAATTCCTACCAGCCAGATTTTAGGCATCAACAGAGTAGTAAAGCTTGATGTGATTATTGAAGGAAAACAGATTCAGCATTTTAAACATTTTAAACTGAATCAGAGTGCCGTAAAGCATCACAGTTTTAGTTTGACTTTAGCCCATGATACTTTGGGAAGTTCAGAAAATCACAATTTAGAAGAAGCCCAAAATTTTTTAGGAAAAAGACTGACGGTTATTTTTAAATATAAAGATGTCATCGATGGTCCCGAAAGAAATTTTGTCGGCGTTATTACAGAAGTCGGTTTCAGCCAAGATAAAGGAAGTCTGGGAAATATTGTTCTCACAGGTTTCAGCCCGACTGTGCTTTTAGATGCTGCCCCACACATTCAAAGTTTTGGCGGTGCACAAGAAATAAGCCTGAACAGTATTGCAGACCGCGTAATAAAAGAAGGTCTTGGAGGAAGCAAATTTGACTTTAGGGTAGACGCTCAACATGGAAATGTTTCCTATAGCTCACAATACGAAGAGACGCATTATAATTATTTAGCTAGAATTGCTGAAGCCTATGGCGAACAGTTTTTTTATGACGGCGAAGTATTGCATTTTGGAAAACTTCCACCTTCGGAACAACCTGTAAAGCTAACTTACGGAAGCAGCGTCAATGATGTTAAAATTAAAATGAAAGCTCAGCATGTAAATCCTACATTTTATGGCTATAACAGCAGTAAAAATGAAAAGCTGACAACAGGAAGTTCAAAAATAAATCATTCTTCAGATATTGCTAAAAGGGCATACGAAATTTCTGAAAAAACATTCACTACACCATCACTAAGAGTTGCTCCGATTAAAGCATCTTCTTTCATGGATGTGGATGCTTCACAAAAAGGAACGGCGGGAAGTAAAGCTTCCGGTGTTTTTGTAACTTCAGGAACAACTACAGTTCCGTTTTTGTATCCGGGTTGTGCTGCTGATATCGAGATGCGACAATCTGATACCAATCAGACCTCATATTTTACGAAACTTCTGATGATAGAAGTCTCGCATGAAGTAGATGCTAGAGGGTATTACACCGGAAACTTTGAAGCTATTGCAGCAGACTGCGGATATATTCCACGACCTGAGTTTGAAAGCCCGAGAGCAGATGCACAGTTTGCAAAAGTTATCTCTAATACAGATCCTTTGAACCAAGGAAGAGTTCAGATACAGTTTGACTGGCAGAGCGGTCAGGATACTTCAGAATTTATCAGAGTTATGACACCCGATGCCGGAGGAAGCGATAAAGTAAGTAAAAATCGAGGTTTTATGGCAATTCCCGAAGTGGGAGATCAAGTTGTTGTCAATTTTGCGCACCAGCATCCCGACAGACCTTTTGTAATGGGTGGTATGTTCCACGGGCAAGTCGGCGGTGGCGGCGGCGCAGGAAATAATGTAAAAAGTTTAAGCAGCAGAAGCGGAAATAAATTGGAGCTTGATGATGGTGCAGGTTCTGTATTTCTTACCGATCAAGGTGGTGCTAATATGAAATTTGACGGTGCGGGAAATGCAACAACCAATACCAATAAGGATAAAACAGTAACGGTTGGAAATAACAATTCGGTAAATGTAGCCAATGATAACACAGTAAAAGCCGGAAATACAAGCATGATTAATGTGGGTGAAGCCTCAATTCTTCAGATGGATAAATCTGGTAAAGTTTCACTTACAGCGACAACTGAATTTAAAATTATTGTAGGAGCGAGTACCATTGTTATTGATAAAGAAGGTAAAATTACAATCAATGGAAAAGAAATCGTGGTTGATGCTACAAAATCGATTAATCTTTCTGCGACAGATGATACGACAGTAGGAGGGAAAAATGTAAATGTAACGGGAAGTACAGAAGTGCAGATTAATGGTAAAAAAGTAAATATTAATAAATAA